The Kluyveromyces marxianus DMKU3-1042 DNA, complete genome, chromosome 6 genome window below encodes:
- the ERG5 gene encoding C-22 sterol desaturase — MESVVVSQASNVTETIAAASKDKIISMATVKHVLDVVQHMSYFKLFCTLIAIVLVYDQVSYQIQKGNIAGPKWKMWPIIGPFLESLDPKFEEYMDKWNSGPLSCVSIFHKFVVIASTRDLARKIFQSPQYVKPCVVDVAVKILRPSNWVFLDGKAHVDYRKSLNGLFTKQALAQYIPSQELLMDKYIEKFVQLSKDNNYEATVFFGEMREIMCALSLKAFCGSYITEDQIRKVADDYYLVTAALELVNFPIIIPFTKTWYGKRTADMTMKIFEQCAQMAKDHIAAGGESVCVLDAWCKLMHDAKNKNDDDSKLYHREFSNREMSEAIFTFLFASQDASSSLACWIFQIIADRPDVMEKIREEQLRVRNNDPTVRLTMDLIDKMEYTNMVVKETLRYRPPVLMVPYYVKKNFPVAPTYSAPKGSMLIPTLYPALHDPEVYENPDDFIPERWVEGSPANEAKKNWLVFGCGPHVCLGQTYVMQTFTGMIGKFAMYTNWEHKVTPLSEKIKVFATIFPEDDLLLSFKKRDPLTGEIKS; from the coding sequence ATGGAGAGTGTAGTCGTTTCTCAGGCCTCGAATGTTACCGAGACAATTGCGGCAGCCAGCAAGGATAAGATCATCAGCATGGCTACTGTCAAGCATGTGCTTGATGTTGTTCAACATATGTCTTACTTCAAGTTGTTTTGCACTTTGATTGCCATAGTGCTTGTTTATGACCAAGTTTCttatcaaattcaaaagggTAATATCGCAGGTCCAAAATGGAAGATGTGGCCCATCATCGGTCCatttttggaatctttgGATCCTAAATTCGAAGAATACATGGACAAGTGGAACTCTGGTCCATTGTCCTGTGTTTCTATCTTCCATAAATTTGTTGTCATTGCTTCTACAAGAGATTTAGCTAGAAAGATTTTCCAATCCCCTCAATACGTTAAGCCATGTGTCGTTGATGTTGCAGTTAAAATTTTAAGACCAAGCAATTGGGTGTTCTTGGATGGTAAGGCTCACGTTGACTACAGAAAGTCATTGAATGGTTTGTTCACAAAACAGGCATTGGCTCAATATATCCCATCTCAAGAGTTGTTGATGGATAAATACATTGAGAAATTCGTTCAGCTATCAAAGGACAACAATTATGAAGCTactgttttctttggtgaAATGAGAGAAATTATGTGCGCTTTGTCTTTGAAGGCCTTCTGTGGGAGTTACATCACAGAAGACCAAATCAGAAAGGTTGCTGATGACTACTATCTAGTCACTGCTGCTTTGGAATTAGTTAACTTCCCAATCATCATTCCTTTCACCAAAACTTGGTACGGTAAGAGAACCGCTGACATGACTATGAAGATTTTCGAACAATGTGCTCAAATGGCCAAAGACCACATCGCTGCTGGTGGTGAAagtgtttgtgttttaGATGCTTGGTGTAAATTGATGCACGATGCTAAGAACAAGAACGATGACGATTCCAAATTGTACCACAGGGAATTCAGTAACAGAGAAATGTCTGAAGCTATCTTCACTTTCTTGTTCGCTTCACAAGAcgcttcttcctctttggcTTGTTGGATCTTCCAAATTATTGCTGACAGACCAGATGTCATGGAAAAGATTAGAGAAGAACAATTGAGAGTTAGAAACAATGACCCAACTGTGAGATTGACTATGGACTTGATCGATAAGATGGAATACACAAACATGGTTGTTAAGGAAACCCTACGTTACAGACCACCTGTCCTAATGGTTCCATACTatgtgaagaagaacttccCAGTTGCTCCAACATATTCCGCTCCAAAGGGTTCCATGTTAATTCCAACTCTATATCCTGCCTTACATGATCCAGAAGTTTACGAAAACCCAGATGACTTCATCCCAGAAAGATGGGTTGAAGGCTCTCCAGCAAATGAAGCTAAGAAGAACTGGTTAGTTTTCGGTTGTGGTCCTCACGTTTGTTTGGGCCAAACTTATGTGATGCAAACATTCACAGGTATGATTGGTAAGTTTGCCATGTACACTAACTGGGAACACAAGGTGACCCCATTGTCcgaaaaaataaaggtttTCGCTACAATTTTCCCTGAGGATGACTTGTTGTTGAGcttcaagaagagagatCCATTGACTGGTGAAATTAAATCCTGA
- the GRE2 gene encoding SDR family oxidoreductase produces the protein MSDKVLLTGSSGFIALHILDQLLSAGYEVVGTVRSESKAEPIKKELARDHPNAKYTFEIVPDISAPNAFDHVFQKHTDLKYVLHTASPFSFGLDKTNEENYLIPATHGTKSALEGVQKYGKNVEHVVITSSFAAIVHREKGGDPTFIHTEKTWNPVTWEQAREDAITSYVASKKLAEELAWNFVKEHNSTFKLTTVNPPYVFGPQRYSFGLARASLNTSADFVNKALKTTPDFEGPFDQPSGLSCDVRDVAKLHILPLGKPEFNGQRLFPVSGTGYGLDNYEDGKFNFERILRTLNEKIPELKGKISPGGIKDNSVEMAKNTYYNNSITTNLTKLKFYTFDQTVVDAAKQILDFEASQK, from the coding sequence ATGAGTGACAAGGTTTTGTTGACAGGATCTTCAGGGTTCATTGCTTTGCACATTTTGGATCAACTTTTGAGCGCTGGTTACGAAGTTGTTGGAACTGTTCGTTCTGAGTCAAAAGCAGAACCTATCAAAAAGGAATTGGCTAGAGATCACCCAAACGCCAAGTACACATTCGAGATTGTTCCTGATATCTCAGCACCAAATGCGTTTGACCATGTGTTTCAAAAACATACTGATTTGAAGTACGTTTTGCACACTGCCTCTCCATTCTCGTTCGGTCTAGACAAGACCAATGAGGAAAACTACTTGATTCCAGCAACTCACGGTACCAAGTCTGCTCTTGAAGGTGTGCAAAAGTATGGTAAGAATGTCGAACACGTCGTCATTACATCCTCTTTTGCAGCAATCGTCCATAGAGAAAAGGGTGGTGATCCAACCTTTATCCACACCGAAAAGACCTGGAACCCAGTTACTTGGGAGCAAGCACGCGAAGATGCCATTACTTCATATGTTGCCTCCAAGAAATTGGCCGAGGAATTGGCTTGGAACTTCGTCAAGGAACACAATTCCACTTTCAAGTTGACCACCGTCAACCCTCCATACGTTTTCGGTCCTCAAAGATACTCCTTCGGTTTGGCAAGAGCTTCCCTAAATACCTCTGCTGACTTTGTTAACAAGGCTTTGAAAACTACTCCAGATTTTGAAGGCCCATTCGACCAACCAAGTGGTTTGTCCTGTGACGTCCGTGACGTTGCAAAGCTTCATATTCTGCCCTTGGGTAAGCCAGAATTCAATGGTCAAAGATTGTTCCCAGTTAGCGGAACGGGCTACGGCTTGGACAACTACGAAGATGGTAAGTTTAACTTCGAGAGGATCTTGCGTACTTTGAATGAAAAGATCCCAGAATTGAAAGGTAAGATCTCCCCAGGTGGTATCAAAGACAACAGCGTTGAAATGGCAAAGAATACCTACTACAATAACAGTATCACAACCAACTTGACCAAACTAAAGTTCTACACTTTTGATCAAACTGTTGTCGATGCCGCTAAGCAAATTTTGGACTTTGAAGCTTCCCAAAAATAG
- the LPD1 gene encoding dihydrolipoyl dehydrogenase: MLRIGSTRSFSSSALLKTVTKKHDLVVIGGGPGGYVAAIKAAQLGYDVACVEKRGRLGGTCLNVGCIPSKALLNNSHLYHQMKTDAKARGIDVNGDISVNVAQFQKAKDTVVKQLTGGIEMLFKKNGVTYYKGLGAFENEKAIKVLPVEGLEGSVTEDHLLETEKIIVATGSEVTPFPGITIDEERIVSSTGALSLKEIPKRLAIIGGGIIGLEMGSVYSRLGSKVTVIEFQPQIGASMDGEVAKTTQKILKKQGLDFKLSTKVMSATRNGDVVDIEVEGAKDGKKESLQADVLLVAVGRRPYIAGLDAEKIGLEVDKRGRLVIDEQFSTKYPHIKVIGDVTFGPMLAHKAEEEGIAAAEYFKLGHGHVNYGNIPSVMYSHPEVAWVGKTEEQLKEAGIQYKVGKFPFIANSRAKTNMDTEGFVKILIDAESERLLGAHIIGPNAGEMIAEAGLALEYGASAEDIARVCHAHPTLSEAFKEANLDAYSKPINF; encoded by the coding sequence ATGTTGAGAATCGGTTCTACTCGTTCTTTCAGTTCTTCTGCTCTTTTGAAGACAGTTACCAAGAAGCACGACCTGGTCGTCATTGGTGGTGGTCCAGGTGGTTACGTTGCTGCTATTAAGGCTGCTCAACTTGGATACGATGTTGCATGTGTCGAAAAGAGAGGCAGACTAGGTGGTACTTGTTTGAATGTCGGTTGTATTCCATCTAAGGctttgttgaacaactCTCACTTGTACCATCAAATGAAGACTGATGCCAAGGCCAGAGGTATCGATGTGAACGGTGACATCAGTGTCAACGTTGCCCAATTCCAAAAGGCTAAGGACACTGTCGTGAAGCAATTGACCGGTGGTATTGAGatgttgttcaagaagaacggTGTCACCTACTACAAGGGTCTTGGTGCCtttgaaaacgaaaaggCTATCAAGGTTCTGCCAGTCGAAGGTCTAGAAGGTTCTGTTACCGAGGACCACTTGTTGGAAACCGAAAAGATCATTGTTGCTACCGGTTCCGAAGTCACTCCATTCCCAGGCATCACTATCGATGAGGAAAGAATCGTTTCCTCCACTGGTGCCCTTTCCTTGAAGGAAATCCCAAAGAGACTTGCTATCATCGGTGGTGGTATCATTGGTTTGGAAATGGGTTCTGTCTACTCCAGATTGGGCTCAAAGGTTACTGTCATCGAATTCCAACCTCAAATTGGTGCTTCCATGGACGGTGAAGTCGCCAAGACCACCCAAaagatcttgaagaagcaagGTCTAGATTTCAAGTTGAGCACCAAGGTCATGTCCGCCACCAGAAACGGTGACGTTGTGGATATCGAAGTCGAAGGTGCCAAGGACGGTAAGAAGGAATCCCTACAAGCTGACGTCCTATTGGTTGCCGTCGGTAGAAGACCATACATCGCCGGTTTGGACGCTGAAAAGATCGGTCTAGAAGTTGACAAGCGTGGTAGATTGGTCATCGACGAACAATTCTCTACTAAATACCCTCACATCAAGGTCATCGGTGATGTTACTTTCGGTCCAATGTTGGCTCACaaggctgaagaagaaggtatcgctgctgctgaatACTTCAAGTTGGGTCACGGTCACGTTAACTACGGTAACATCCCATCCGTTATGTACTCTCACCCAGAAGTCGCTTGGGTTGGTAAGACCGAAGAACAGCTAAAGGAAGCTGGTATCCAATACAAGGTCGGTAAGTTCCCATTCATCGCCAACTCCAGAGCTAAGACCAACATGGACACTGAAGGTTTCGTTAAGATCTTGATCGACGCTGAATCTGAACGTTTGCTTGGTGCTCACATCATCGGTCCAAACGCTGGTGAAATGATTGCTGAAGCTGGTTTGGCTCTAGAATACGGTGCTTCTGCTGAAGATATCGCCAGAGTTTGTCATGCCCACCCAACTCTTTCTGAAGCATTCAAGGAAGCTAACCTAGATGCTTACTCTAAGCCAATTAACTTCTAA
- the GIM3 gene encoding tubulin-binding prefolding complex subunit GIM3, giving the protein MELLPEGQKNSVTVAYEDQQRINEFSKLIMRKDAIDQELTQQRTEKEYLDDVSLEIELIDEDEKVQYKVGDVFVYLKQKEVVDKLTKDASRIDEAIEKLENDEAELSSRIKDLKSILYAKFGDNINLER; this is encoded by the coding sequence ATGGAGCTACTACCGGAAGGCCAAAAGAACTCTGTTACCGTTGCATACGAGGATCAGCAACGCATCAATGAATTTTCCAAACTAATCATGAGGAAAGATGCCATAGATCAAGAGTTGACACAGCAAAGAACCGAGAAAGAGTACCTTGACGACGTGTCATTGGAAATCGAGCTTATAGACGAGGATGAAAAGGTGCAATACAAGGTTGGCGATGTATTTGTGTACCTAaagcaaaaagaagtagTAGACAAACTTACGAAGGATGCATCGCGCATTGACGAGGCTATAGAGAAGCTGGAGAACGATGAGGCCGAGTTGAGCTCCAGAATAAAAGATTTGAAGAGCATTTTGTACGCCAAATTCGGCGACAACATCAACCTAGAGCGCTAA
- the BUD22 gene encoding Bud22p, whose translation MGKENLIFKLDSLEYQLHYINQETDKFQPRFKQTLQFFNSKSKKVNKKVNKLVENSDRDAILEEIKSIRLRILDQKIHHVLQRLHTHWIKNAIITKDPEVSKIGIETFIKYVSYSKLIKLTVSLLGGIKGCPDWFHEHEFYRIANDKTNELNPSLIYNDVFVKRKLNPLVSKLMNNKIVKEQLLTYENALHVLLNEKDKVKKTEDPASNNKQKSTNDNSSSKETKQSKSGKEESASESEAESESESEPEEDLTDGREAPELDSETEELLAKEYDGLLVGSDEESDDEVHLDPNVDYNQVTDEEPDYEDSNSEEEEDSDSEPSGPKAKKPKYELPELMHGYISGEEDEDIDDKVAKRQSSNVPAKKNRRGQRARQKIWEKKYGSQAKHVQRQLEKERQEREKRQREYEERQAKREAKAAQNPQYQRIITPQHSSGSVDNQKKNNIVEKPIHPSWEAKKIAEEKQKNVKFQGKKITFD comes from the coding sequence ATGGGGAAAGAAAATCTTATATTCAAGCTGGACAGCTTGGAGTATCAGTTGCATTATATCAATCAGGAAACTGATAAATTCCAACCAAGATTCAAACAAACTCTACAGTTCTTTAATTCCAAGAGTAAGAAGGTTAATAAGAAGGTAAACAAACTTGTTGAAAATTCAGACAGGGATGCTATACTGGAGGAAATAAAATCTATAAGATTGAGAATTCTTGATCAAAAAATCCATCATGTCTTGCAAAGATTACATACTCATTGGATCAAAAATGCTATAATAACGAAGGATCCAGAAGTTTCTAAGATTGGCATTGAAACATTCATAAAATATGTGTCGTATTCGAAGCTCATAAAGCTAACAGTATCATTGCTAGGTGGTATTAAGGGATGTCCTGACTGGTTTCATGAACATGAGTTTTATAGGATCGCAAACGATAAGACCAATGAACTAAACCCTAGTCTCATATACAATGATGTGTTTGTTAAGAGGAAACTAAATCCACTCGTCTCAAAACTTATGAACAATAAAATCGTGAAAGAACAGTTGTTAACATATGAGAATGCCCTTCATGTGCTCCTCAACGAGAAGGATAAGGTGAAGAAAACGGAAGATCCCGCatcaaacaacaaacaaaaatctACCAATGACAATAGCAGCTCAAAAGAGACCAAACAATCCAAATCAGGGAAAGAAGAGTCGGCTTCCGAATCTGAAGCAGAATCTGAATCCGAATCTGAGCCAGAGGAAGATCTTACCGATGGTAGAGAAGCCCCAGAGCTAGATTCAGAGACTGAAGAGCTTCTAGCTAAGGAATATGATGGATTATTAGTTGGttcagatgaagaaagtgatgatgaagtgCATTTAGATCCAAATGTGGACTACAACCAAGTTACTGATGAAGAACCAGATTACGAAGATTCAAACTctgaagaggaagaggatTCAGACTCGGAGCCATCTGGACCAAAAGCTAAAAAACCAAAGTACGAACTTCCTGAGCTAATGCATGGGTATATTAGTGGcgaggaagatgaagatataGACGATAAAGTTGCTAAACGACAAAGCTCGAATGTCCCTGCGAAGAAAAACCGTAGAGGTCAAAGAGCAAGACAAAAAATTTGGGAAAAGAAATACGGTTCGCAAGCAAAGCACGTACAAAGACAATTAGAGAAGGAACGCCAAGAACGTGAAAAGAGACAGAGAGAATatgaagaaagacaagCAAAACGTGAAGCGAAGGCTGCTCAAAACCCACAATACCAAAGAATTATTACCCCACAACATTCTTCAGGCTCTGTCGAcaatcaaaagaaaaataatattgtCGAAAAACCTATACATCCTTCTTGGGAAGCCAAAAAGATTGCCgaagagaaacaaaagaatgtTAAATTCCAGGGTAAGAAAATCACTTTCGATTAG
- the SEC59 gene encoding dolichol kinase, which yields MPTSTLSKGVPTDAANDSSELPEQFRPKVRVVNNKSRDAEISKPTPMPAPFKVALALFDGFMEPDKFVQLVVLGLSSHLIYLKYGSEQSSIEQGPMMLSVVAAYFVNVFLTASSSGIGEEALPPFNTIYLFYLQAALSILFAPEYILLNTVLAFSISDLTLILKIPLQMVFLLLTNNESSFVEISAKALVLNYFFIYGLYRASELKSLDKMECHMFAILCTNIVLLFKSDSIHFQVMRVCFTSFVIIVVITTALRLVLKNLSLHQSARTIILLPIIIIGFPYFIQKNLAIDGIAPFTWLLDYIGSSETRMSIMKTWLGSALLLFPSVFTLKSNWSLNTSRKVWHFAVLPLLIPAIVLDTNFVKIALAGTVNLFLIVEYIRFLHIFPIGDYLDKHLRSFADFRDEKGPIIISYLYFIIGISLPFLLNGSVIGIVSLGVGDSLASIVGKKFGKRYWPNMSKTLEGTTAFILSTVATTLSLKMYLNFFPDISSPNLVIVCFLAGILEGNSTLNDNLLVPTFMLIALEALK from the coding sequence ATGCCGACTTCTACCCTATCTAAAGGTGTTCCCACGGACGCTGCGAATGACAGTTCAGAATTACCAGAACAATTCAGACCTAAGGTCAGAGTTGTAAACAAtaagtcacgtgatgcAGAAATATCAAAGCCAACTCCAATGCCAGCACCTTTTAAGGTTGCGCTAGCTCTATTTGATGGGTTTATGGAGCCTGATAAGTTTGTTCAATTGGTTGTGCTAGGTCTTAGCTCACATCTTATATATCTAAAATATGGATCTGAGCAATCTTCTATCGAACAAGGTCCTATGATGCTATCGGTGGTAGCAGCGTATTTTGTGAACGTATTTTTGACAGCCAGTTCTTCTGGCATCGGTGAGGAAGCCCTTCCTCCTTTCAATACCATTTACTTATTTTATTTGCAGGCTGCCCTATCAATATTATTTGCCCCGGAATACATTCTATTGAACACGGTGTTGGCATTTTCTATTAGTGATTTAACATTAATACTAAAGATCCCATTACAGATggtatttttgttgttgacgAACAATGAGTCATCTTTTGTCGAAATCAGCGCCAAAGCTTTAGTGCTCAACTACTTTTTCATTTATGGCTTGTACCGGGCTTCCGAATTGAAATCTCTTGATAAAATGGAATGCCACATGTTCGCTATTTTATGCACCAatattgttcttttgtttaAGTCCGATTCTATTCATTTCCAAGTAATGCGGGTTTGCTTCACAAGCTTTGTGATAATAGTCGTGATTACCACTGCGTTAAGATTGGTTCTTAAAAACTTGTCGTTGCATCAATCAGCTCGTACGATTATTCTACTTCCAATTATCATAATTGGTTTCCCATATTTCATTCAGAAGAACTTAGCCATTGATGGCATTGCACCATTCACATGGTTGCTTGATTACATTGGATCTTCTGAGACAAGAATGAGCATTATGAAAACATGGTTAGGATCAGCGCTTTTGTTGTTCCCTAGCGTTTTCACTTTAAAATCCAATTGGTCCTTaaatacttcaagaaaagtttgGCATTTTGCCGTACTACCCCTTTTAATCCCAGCTATCGTACTAGATACCAATTTCGTAAAAATTGCCTTAGCTGGTACTGTcaatcttttcttgattgTGGAATACATTAGGTTCTTACACATTTTCCCAATTGGTGATTATTTGGATAAACATTTAAGATCATTCGCTGATTTCAGAGATGAGAAAGGTCCTAtcatcatatcatatctttatttcattattggCATTTCTCTGCCCTTTTTGCTAAACGGATCAGTCATTGGAATCGTCTCCTTGGGTGTTGGTGATTCACTAGCATCTATTGTGGGTAAAAAATTCGGGAAGCGTTACTGGCCAAATATGTCTAAAACCCTTGAAGGCACCACGGCATTCATATTATCTACTGTTGCCACAACTCTATCCTTGAAGATGTATCTGAACTTTTTTCCTGATATTTCATCCCCAAATTTGGTTATTGTGTGTTTCCTAGCAGGTATCTTGGAAGGCAATAGCACGTTGAATGATAATTTATTGGTACCAACTTTTATGCTCATTGCATTAGAAGCATTGAAATAG
- the RAG8 gene encoding serine/threonine protein kinase YCK1 gives MSQQHPSAAAAAAATTVLAVNNLTNTKMNNHHSSTQVLHGSTQHGIPSAGGNNLINGGAGNGATGLQSSASSTSTRDDSTIVGLHYRIGKKIGEGSFGVLFEGINMINNVPVAIKFEPRKTDAPQLKDEYRTYKILNGSEGIPQAYYFGQEGLHNILVIDLLGPSLEDLFDWCGRRFSIKTVVQVAIQMITLIEELHDHDLIYRDIKPDNFLIGRPNQPDANMVHLIDFGMAKLYRDPKTKQHIPYREKKSLSGTARYMSINTHLGREQSRRDDMEALGHVFFYFLRGQLPWQGLKAANNKLKYEKIGEKKRSTNVYDLSQGLPVQFGRYLEIVRNLAFEETPDYEGYRKLLLSVLDELGQKCDGDYDWMKLNGGRGWDLAINKKPNLHGYGHPTPPNDKSKRHRNKFNQVPAAVNNMNGSNVPLQSQSPLPGGTDLTQGANNAPQQPQQIMTQQQYQQHTQQRLDPTSYEAYKQQVQQRYAQQPQSSQQKAQRLPNTTSQQQFSQSRQQQPQYQFQQNQPQNNQNQATSSGSEKGFFSKLGCC, from the coding sequence ATGAGCCAGCAACATCCTtcggcagcagcagcggcagcagcaacgACAGTTCTGGCAGTTAACAACTTAACGAACACTAAGATGAATAATCACCATTCTTCCACTCAAGTGCTCCATGGATCCACGCAGCATGGCATTCCGTCAGCAGGCGGGAACAATCTCATAAATGGTGGAGCTGGCAACGGTGCCACGGGATTGCAGTCCAGTGCTTCAAGCACAAGTACCAGAGACGACTCTACGATTGTGGGTTTGCACTATAGAATTGGGAAGAAAATCGGTGAAGGGTCCTTTGGTGTCCTTTTCGAAGGTATAAACATGATCAACAACGTTCCTGTGGCAATCAAGTTCGAGCCAAGGAAAACGGACGCTCCTCAACTAAAAGACGAATATAGAACTTACAAGATTCTTAACGGATCTGAAGGTATCCCACAGGCCTACTACTTTGGCCAAGAAGGTTTACACAACATCTTGGTTATTGACCTTTTAGGTCCCTCTTTGGAAGATCTCTTCGACTGGTGTGGACGCAGGTTCTCAATAAAAACCGTCGTACAAGTTGCTATACAGATGATTACGCTTATCGAAGAGTTACACGATCACGACTTAATATACCGTGATATAAAACCAGATAACTTCTTAATTGGAAGACCAAACCAACCAGATGCAAACATGGTCCATTTAATTGATTTTGGTATGGCTAAGTTGTACCGTGATCCAAAGACCAAACAGCACATCCCATACCGTGAGAAGAAATCACTAAGTGGTACCGCTCGTTACATGTCCATCAATACACATCTGGGTCGTGAACAGAGCAGAAGGGATGATATGGAAGCTTTAGGtcatgttttcttctattttttgAGAGGACAATTGCCATGGCAAGGTCTAAAGGCTGCTAACAACAAACTAAAATACGAAAAGAttggtgaaaagaagagatcgACTAATGTGTATGATCTATCACAAGGTTTGCCAGTTCAATTTGGTCGTTACTTGGAAATTGTTAGAAACCTTGCGTTCGAAGAGACTCCGGATTATGAAGGGTACCGTAAGTTGTTGCTGTCGGTATTGGACGAGTTAGGACAAAAATGCGATGGCGATTATGATTGGATGAAGTTGAATGGTGGTCGTGGTTGGGATCTTGCCATTAACAAGAAACCAAATTTGCACGGCTATGGCCACCCAACTCCACCAAACGACAAGAGTAAAAGACATAGGAATAAATTCAACCAGGTCCCTGCTGCAGTGAACAATATGAATGGATCAAACGTTCCATTACAATCACAGTCTCCATTACCTGGTGGTACAGACCTGACTCAAGGAGCAAATAATGCTCCTCAACAACCTCAACAAATTATGACCCAACAACAGTATCAACAACATACACAACAAAGGCTGGACCCTACCTCATATGAAGCTTACAAGCAACAAGTCCAACAACGTTATGCCCAACAGCCACAATCATCCCAGCAAAAAGCTCAACGTCTACCTAACACTACATCCCAACAGCAGTTTTCACAGTCTcgtcaacaacaaccacagtatcaattccaacaaaaccaaccccaaaacaaccaaaaccaaGCTACAAGCTCTGGTTCGGAGAAGGGGTTCTTCAGCAAACTCGGTTGTTGTTAG
- the ARO9 gene encoding aromatic-amino-acid:2-oxoglutarate transaminase, with product MVVKIDDKTLEEHYSKFLNRQTDRRVLLQFWDDFLPEGVKPHPKPCILAAGMPNEGLFPIESVHLNVVDRPFQHNDYPFKSGKLHRNGDDGEGTFDEKEYVKSKVDEGTMVDIWRYEPSNPENIPIARALQYGDTKGLPQILKFTKELVTYLNKPAYDNWDIMMANGSSDSLSKVFTILSDEDVTVLMEEFTFTPTISNVTSCGGIPIPLKCDITDDPKEQGINVAYMTELLDNWTTGPYSHLSKPKLLYTIPTGQNPTGMTQCVEKRKQIYALCEKHDIIIVEDDPYGYLTFLPYDQTNPMKNLYTDGTITYDKYCKEILTPSYLTIDTSGRVIRLETFSKVFAPGIRLSFIVANSFILDKISKYADISVRGACGISQAMTANIIEKWSHAFEGDHVKAWLSWVMKIAGEYTRRRNVLFQALESTPAFKDGLFDLVEPSAGMFVSVVVNIDKLNVTDRLKAMDAVNYTLIEEGCIVILGYRMAVDRKFSYDRSNFLRITFAMAPDDEHLQTAAERLGKGIERFFKEYKN from the coding sequence ATGGTCGTGAAGATTGATGATAAGACTCTAGAAGAGCATTACTCTAAGTTTTTGAATAGACAAACAGACCGTAGGGTGCTTTTGCAATTTTGGGACGACTTCTTACCAGAAGGTGTCAAACCACATCCAAAACCATGTATTTTGGCAGCTGGTATGCCGAATGAAGGCTTGTTCCCCATAGAATCGGTGCATCTCAATGTAGTAGATCGCCCATTCCAACATAATGATTATCCATTCAAGAGCGGCAAGCTACATCGTAACGGAGATGATGGAGAAGGGACTTTCGACGAGAAGGAATATGTCAAGTCAAAGGTTGATGAAGGGACTATGGTTGATATCTGGAGGTATGAACCCTCGAATCCGGAAAATATTCCTATTGCTAGAGCCTTGCAGTATGGGGACACCAAAGGTTTGCCTCAGATTTTGAAGTTCACCAAAGAATTGGTGACCTATTTGAACAAGCCTGCTTATGATAATTGGGACATCATGATGGCCAACGGTTCTTCTGACTCTTTGTCAAAAGTTTTCACTATTCTATCGGATGAAGACGTAACCGTGTTGATGGAAGAATTTACCTTCACGCCAACCATCTCCAATGTCACATCTTGTGGCGGTATTCCAATCCCTTTAAAATGCGATATCACTGACGATCCAAAGGAACAAGGCATCAACGTAGCATATATGACCGAACTCTTGGACAATTGGACTACAGGACCTTATTCTCACCTATCAAAACCCAAACTATTGTACACCATCCCAACTGGTCAGAATCCAACGGGTATGACCCAATGTGTTGAAAAGAGGAAACAGATTTATGCTTTATGCGAAAAGCACGATATCATCATTGTGGAAGACGATCCTTATGGATATTTAACCTTTTTACCTTATGATCAAACTAACCCTATGAAGAATCTGTACACCGACGGTACGATCACCTATGACAAATACTGTAAGGAAATTTTGACGCCATCCTACCTCACAATTGATACTTCTGGAAGGGTTATTAGGTTAGAGACTTTCTCTAAGGTTTTTGCTCCAGGTATACGACTCTCTTTCATCGTTGCTAATTCGTTCATCTTAGACAAGATTTCGAAATATGCGGATATATCAGTCAGAGGTGCATGTGGGATTTCCCAGGCAATGACCGCCAATATAATTGAGAAATGGTCCCATGCGTTTGAGGGCGACCATGTCAAGGCGTGGTTGTCTTGGGTAATGAAGATTGCGGGCGAGTATACTCGCAGAAGAAATGTTCTTTTCCAAGCACTAGAATCCACTCCGGCTTTCAAAGATGGTTTGTTTGACCTTGTTGAGCCTTCAGCTGGTATGTTTGTTAGCGTGGTAGTGAATATAGACAAGCTTAACGTTACTGACAGACTAAAAGCTATGGATGCCGTCAACTACACGTTGATCGAAGAAGGTTGCATTGTAATTTTAGGCTATAGAATGGCTGTAGACAGAAAATTTTCCTACGATAGATCGAACTTCCTAAGAATCACATTCGCTATGGCACCAGATGATGAGCATTTGCAAACCGCAGCCGAGAGATTGGGTAAGGGTATTGAAAGATTTTTCAAAGAGTATAAAAACTAG